Proteins found in one Haloferax litoreum genomic segment:
- a CDS encoding HalX domain-containing protein → MSAEQPMVLIVEDEPDLADLYATWLRDDYRVRVAYGGREALDELDDEVDVVLLDRRMPDLSGDEALTEIRSRGFDCRVAMVTAVEPDFDIIAMGFDDYLVKPVSREALTETVSNLILRNAYDVGIQDLFSLASKKALLEAEKDEATLEDNEEYQALTERLDELRGELDDTLGQLDESKGLSAVYRDIGDSAQSDE, encoded by the coding sequence ATGAGTGCAGAACAGCCCATGGTGCTCATCGTCGAAGATGAGCCTGACCTCGCCGATCTGTACGCAACCTGGCTTAGGGACGACTATCGCGTTCGTGTCGCCTACGGCGGACGCGAGGCGCTCGACGAACTCGACGACGAGGTTGACGTTGTTCTCCTCGACCGTCGGATGCCCGACCTCTCGGGCGACGAAGCGCTCACCGAGATTCGCAGTCGCGGCTTCGACTGCCGTGTCGCGATGGTGACTGCTGTCGAACCGGACTTCGACATCATCGCGATGGGCTTCGACGATTACCTCGTCAAGCCCGTCTCTCGTGAGGCGCTGACCGAAACTGTCTCTAATCTCATCTTGCGAAACGCCTACGACGTCGGAATTCAAGACTTGTTCTCACTCGCCTCGAAGAAGGCCCTCCTGGAGGCTGAGAAGGATGAAGCGACGCTCGAAGACAACGAAGAGTACCAAGCCCTCACGGAACGACTCGATGAACTCAGGGGCGAACTCGACGACACTCTCGGCCAACTCGACGAGAGCAAGGGGCTCTCTGCGGTCTACCGCGACATCGGCGACTCGGCACAGTCCGACGAATAA
- a CDS encoding TrmB family transcriptional regulator — MDTAELRTALRNAGLSQYQAEAYVALLQLGAASATELADACAVPTARIYDVLRDLESKGYIETYEQDSLHARACDPKSVMEDLQSRAVQLDEAATEIETRWQQPSVDRHMLSIVKRFETVFNRAEELIRDATSEVQLSVTPEQFAALRPALTEAYENGALVKVSLHPEQGDELNDMDESAFRGVTSEVRKRTLPTPFVAIVDRTGACFAPHAGSVNQYGVLVDDYTLTYVFYWYFQTALWEVWDVVYTAQTPEPPIVYSDIRHFVQDAEPLFQSGKRIVTHINGYETDNREPIDVVGELTDIYYTAVSEPKETLSFSELAGQVCLTIDAGDETYTVGGWGAVLEEVEANRITVESIS, encoded by the coding sequence ATGGATACTGCGGAGCTACGCACCGCCCTTCGGAACGCTGGGTTGTCACAATATCAGGCAGAGGCCTACGTCGCCCTCCTCCAGTTAGGTGCCGCGAGCGCAACAGAATTGGCCGATGCGTGTGCGGTCCCGACAGCACGGATTTACGACGTCCTTCGAGACCTCGAATCGAAGGGCTACATCGAGACCTACGAACAGGACAGTCTTCACGCACGAGCGTGCGACCCGAAATCGGTGATGGAAGACCTACAGAGCCGTGCCGTCCAACTGGACGAAGCGGCGACAGAGATAGAGACCCGATGGCAGCAACCGTCGGTCGACCGGCACATGCTGAGTATCGTCAAACGGTTCGAGACGGTGTTCAATCGCGCCGAGGAACTGATTCGCGACGCGACGAGTGAGGTGCAACTCTCGGTCACACCCGAACAGTTCGCGGCGCTCAGACCAGCGCTGACAGAGGCGTACGAGAACGGCGCTCTGGTGAAAGTCTCACTCCACCCCGAACAGGGAGACGAGTTGAACGACATGGATGAATCCGCCTTCCGGGGAGTGACGTCGGAAGTTCGCAAGCGGACACTCCCGACGCCTTTCGTCGCAATCGTCGACCGAACGGGGGCGTGTTTCGCACCGCACGCAGGGTCCGTCAACCAATACGGTGTCCTCGTCGACGACTACACGCTCACGTACGTGTTCTACTGGTACTTCCAGACAGCACTCTGGGAGGTGTGGGACGTGGTCTACACCGCACAGACGCCGGAACCCCCAATCGTCTACTCAGATATTCGGCACTTCGTGCAGGACGCCGAACCGCTCTTTCAGAGTGGCAAGCGCATCGTCACTCACATCAACGGCTACGAGACGGACAATCGGGAACCGATAGACGTCGTTGGCGAACTGACAGACATCTACTACACTGCCGTGTCAGAACCGAAAGAGACGCTATCGTTCTCCGAACTCGCAGGTCAGGTCTGTCTGACCATCGACGCCGGCGACGAGACGTACACTGTCGGTGGATGGGGCGCGGTGTTAGAAGAAGTCGAAGCGAACCGCATCACCGTCGAGTCGATTTCCTGA
- a CDS encoding DUF7503 family protein yields the protein MSEETNTMISYLRNNPRMMGVLFTLTLLLTQAGNAAAANTGVIYGP from the coding sequence ATGTCCGAAGAGACCAACACGATGATCTCGTACCTCCGCAACAACCCCCGCATGATGGGCGTCCTGTTCACGCTCACCCTGCTTCTCACCCAGGCAGGGAACGCGGCAGCAGCGAACACGGGTGTCATCTACGGCCCGTAA